The DNA window TTAATGAGAGCTTTAGGGTTTAAAGAGtaacagtaacttaattaaaactagtaagaatagtaaaaataaagcttaagttgagtcaactctttttttatttatttgaaaaatctattagtatttacagtgtaacATTCTATGGGCAGACTGGCAACAATCTTTGTGAAGGATACAGTTTTCATCTCCCTCTTGATTGCGTGGAGGACCGGGCATGTTCAACAGTACCAGTCTGGCATCATGGGACCTATTAACAATAACCTCATTCAGCTTCACAGCTGTGTGCATCCGCCGAACATTAGACTGGTCACTGTAACAAACACAAATTCATAATTTAGAATTAAACAAGATGGATTCATACAAAGCTacatgtttagcaaatgtttaaatgtacatttaaaaactgtGAGGTGCGGTGTAATTAAACCAACCCAGCCAATTGTATATTAGCTCAATAGGATTCCAATCTTTGCTTTTGGTGACTACAGGTTGTACCATTGAAGAAAATAAACATACACATCTACATATTTTgcttatctgtaaaaaaaaaggcaaataaaacAAGGAACagaaacaaacatttacaaactAAATTTAAATGAACCATTTATTAGCCTAAAGTCAAAGATCCTTCTCACTTTTATATTAACCGTGTCTGTGCAGTGGTggtgtgtgcatgtttttgttcTTGCTTGCCCACTCACGGTTTAATGCTGATTAGTTCTCTGAAGTTTTCTGGTGCATTGTTTCTGTTTCGTCTCTCTGCCTCGATCTTTTCACTGGTCCATGTCATCTGGGTTTTCTCTGGTAATACTTCAATGGTTTCCTCGTCTTCATCTGAGTATAGACTGCCCATTCTTACCAGTGAGTGTCTGTCCTTCACTAGCTGGGCCTAGAGTGAAAAAGTTATGAAAAGAGAGCTGGTACGTTCTCTATTACATGCTGTTTTTGACTTTCACAGTTAACAATCACAGTAGAGTCTTTTCTGTTCTGTCTTTTCTTGATTACATCACCCTTTCATAATGTGGCTGAGAAAGAGTCTAGATTAAATCTCTTTTTGGCAATGTTTCCTAGCTTTAATTAGCTATTAACAAGCTCTGATATTTTCAATAAGCTTTTTGGCCATTTGATGCTTTAGTCTTACTTTACAAGTTATAGTCTCCCAATCATTTCTTACCTACGAAATACTATTTCTTTAAGGTTTCCTATTAAATGAAGAATCTATGTTTTTTTGTCCAGACAAAAGGGAAATGGAAGCGTAGCGGTAGTTCTGTCAGGGAGACTCGTAGTAGTATACACCATTCATTCAATTTAGGTGTCTCGTCCAATCATAATCCAGCCTCTTCTTTATAAATCTGTCAGTTATCGCatcatttgtgttgtttttaccCCTCATCCACCCCTtaaccaccagtttaggtcccatccTGCTAAGGGGTAAGTTCCTCTCCCCTGCTGTTCAtcttccggcaggatctgatggttcgagcAAGAATCTGAGTGCTGAACCGTAGGATGGGGATAATGCCAAACGAAACTATTCTATCCCCATATTATAATTATTCGCATTATTTCAAGTCTTTCTGGtagaaatacatatttttccattGCAGTCACAGCTAGCATAGAATGCTTTGCAGCTCTCACCACTTTTCCTTGCACTTTCTTCCAATAGAATCACAGAACAAAATATTACTTAGAAAACACTTAAATTATCACTATACTGTAAagaacaaaatatacaaataaatgatgtttgtatatgtaaataaaataatacaagtgtTGGAAAGtacctctctgtctctttctgcaCTGGATAGCCTCATCTGTTTTAGCATCTGTGACCTTTGTTCCATCATCAGTGTCCTCTCATACGTATATGCTGAGATGTCACTGTCGTGCTGCAAATAATGTCAAAATTAGGCAGCATTCAATAATAATGCACTTTAATTGGCATAAATGCTGCTTCTGGTGAGATTGTAAATGGAGTataaacagtgaagagaaattgTTCTGCATACCATCTCAACCACCTCCACCTCTGCTTCTAATCTGAGCTGGTACAGGAAGGTTGCCAGGTCCTTCTTCATCTGAATACTGTTATCGTCCATTTGGGCCACAGTGAAGATTCGCATTTTACATTTACGCCAGACCTGAAGTTCACACATAAAGCCAAAGAAATGGATTGAGTTAGTCCCAGAAAATGTCCATTGTAAGTATACACACGTCACAGTTTAtaagatcttaaaggaatattccgggtttgatacaagttaagctcaagcatttgtggcataataatgaaGAACTTGTCCCCTACTTTTCttaaagaagcaaaaatatgggtcacaaatgaggcacttacaatggatgtgattggggccaatctgtaaatgttaaaatactcaacttttaaaaatgtatagtcacaagatgtaaacaatatgtgtgttaatataattttattgtgATAGAATCAcataaaccttttctgtgttaagttatatccaaatttacaacttcgttgccatgacgacataacctAAACCCTGTTATCAcagtaaatgatgatttaaaatatacagctcaaataatacagtttacattaatacaaaaatacaaataacaaacaagtgttaacagaagaattaatgtaagtgcttttataaaattataaacttaataTTTCTGCCTGttaaccctccaaaatttggcccattcacttctattgaaaATGCTTCATGGCAACCTTGATTTTTACcttttataaagaaaaagagggacaagtcggaattattttttgtggtaatcaacattatgccacaaaggctgtcgattaagcttaacttgtattgcgcCCACAATATTCCcttatttctaaaacatttttactatgaaattacattattttgtattgtataaaacaacatttttaaggaAAGACACTCCGTAAAGAGTTAATGAATTATTTTACAGAAGTTAAATAGTTAATTGTTTACCTTATGTTGTTTGAGGAGAAAAGGCAGGAGCATAAGCATTCCACCATCATGAACAATCCACCAGACATCAATGTATCCATCAGTGAAGCGCTCATGGTTGCTGGGATAGAATGACACATTCTTTGGGACCATCAGAGCCAGGTGGGCAGCTGTAGTACAGCGGACCGTATCTATGGTAAAAATAAGAGTGAGAAAATATGGAAAATGTGAATATTAACATCAGCCTAACTTAAGTGATTTTATGTAAAATTACAGATTAAATGCAGACAATAAAGAGTTTACCTACTTCAAATAAACAATCACCAAAATTTAAACTCTCTGGAATGTTCACAATTTCAGGACAAAATGTACACTTTTGCTCTCACTGATAAAGGTTTTCCATGCACGTGGGTCTTCACTCTGTCTCCAGCCATACGGCCAACCCATAACAACTGTGTTGTGCTTCATGCCTCCCAGACCACAGGACTGAATCAAGTGAGCAATCCCCTCTCTCACTTTGGTGGCAACCACCACCTGACAGAACCCCTTCACCCGCTCAATCTCCATCATGTTCTTTATTGCCTGGTGAAGGGTACAAACACAGCAAAATCGTAAAAACCTCAATATCCATGGTTTTATTTTAAGATATGAATTGTATCCTCGTTACAGTATTTCTCAGCACTCAAACAAGTGCACTGTATAGAGTGTATCGAGAGTTGCAATGATCTTAAACTTGACCATTAAAGTTAGTTTgtcttgatgatgatgatgatgattactTGTGTAGATTGGTTTTGACACTGTAAAAACTGTAATTTTAGATTACAATTACTGTAAAGTCATTTTGATGGATAAAAGTGGGTGCAATTAGGGTAACTTCCTCACCTGCTCTGAGGCTTGTGTTTCCCCGTAGCTTTCCAAGAAGTTTCCCTGTATCACTGATCCCACGATGGTCAGGCCTTTTCCTGCCTTCAACTGTGAGGCAAAAGTAAGCATTCTGGGATACTTCACATGTAGGTCCTCATCCAACTTCAACAGAACCAGCAGCTGTGGCCTATTAAcattattcattttaatgtgcTAACACTGTAATGATTTATAACAAATTCAatgaaaaaagaacatttaatttatagcattttcaaCAGCAGATGTTTGAAGCTTACATGATACTAATGGGTGACCTAAATAACACTTGCTGTTCGAACAAGCAATGTTTAAAGTATGCCTACAGGAGTGCATTATTTCTTCTGGTTAAACATCTAATGGGAAAACAATAATTTAGCCAAATCATTTTCAAATATATGTTTTGGAATATATCAGCTGATAACaattaaaagttatttatttagaattttttttatctaacatcTTTATATATCTTATATTTCATGATTTGGCTtatatataatctattatatGTAAAGAAGAGTAGTCATTTGTGGAAAATAGAGACATTCTTGGTCTGTGCCAAAATTTAAAAACTATGAGATACAAGCTATTGTTTGGAAAAATGGTGATGAACCTCCAATTTTTGGTGTGTGGTGGTCCAGCCTCCAGGCGAAGGAGAGAGTAACGGGCTGCACTGAGAGACAACCCGCGAATCCCATCCCCCCATTCCTTCTCTgctctgaaagagagagaaaaataaacatgatagAGGGCTGtaaataaaagaggggaaatCGTCCACTTCCCAGTGAGTTATGCCAGTTTAATGGATGGCATTAGGAATCACTTACCCTTGATACTCAATGTACTTGTAGATCATACCAGCTATGCACATCGCTACAATGGCATAGTACCAAGAGGAAATAAACATCAGGGCTAAACACATACTCATGCCCAGAAAAGACAGAGCCCTAAAGGGAGAAAATACAATGAAATCCTGCACATCAGAAAGAAGActcattattttactttatacCATTGTCAGAATTATTTCAGCAAAGGTCAATTCTCCAGTTTGTATGCTTATGTGTTTGGCTGTCACTACCTACTCAAATTAAGTAACAGCAGGAAGGAAATAGCGGATAGTATCATGTGCAAAATGTCAGTGAACTTCTTTGTGAACACAGTTTGAGCTGAATGCAAATGTGACTACCAGGGAAGATCTCAGGTCCTAGGAACGCAAGCAAGCAACATACCatgcaaatgcacacacataccAGTGGTAGTATTTAAATCTTGGTCTCCAGTTAGGCGTTCTTAAAAGTGTTTGTACTGCGCACGCCAAGTTAACAAAAAGATAACACATCAGGAAAAACCTGTTGAGAGAGCAAGCATATTTAAATGAGAATTTGTGAAAGGTAATAACATACCACGTTTAATATCAAATGTGTGGGTGGCAAGAATACTGTAGCAAATTTACTGTTCATACAGTCTGCCTATGTCACTAAGTTGCATAATAAATATCTATGAAGTGATGACTTTCAGTTTTAATCTGATCTAAGCTTCTAAGTAGTCATTTAGCTTAGACATACAGTatgcaggcacaatggtcatttTATTTTCTTGCTCTTGTCAATACGGAACAATTATTTTACAGATAAGCTGATTCTCTTTAGAATTCAATGACATTTTAGCACAAGTGTCATTTGTATCAGAAAATGATTAAATGGATTTACATATGGTGTTCAATATAAAACTATAACCTTCATCTTTATATAAAGTTTCTGTATGGGCTGCATTTATTTGGTGAACTGGTGTGTCTATATTTGTATATCTGTGGTACATATGTCATAACAGGACTCACATGGAGAGAATAGGGGCGACCATATCCAGTGAAGCAATGAGGATGCCGAGCTCTGCTATGAGTCCTGTCAGCAGCAGAGCCCACGTGGGCTCTCCGTTAGCTTTACCATGTCCAAACACCTGTATTTGTAAATATGCacgtgcaaacacacacagacacacacagagagaatgtTGCAGTCAGATGTCAGCAATCAGcattacatatttataaaattttaggAAAAACATTTTATATGCTAGCATGCAAATACTTTTTTATGGCTTTTGTGGCTTGTTATTTCAGAAAAGGAAGTACACATAAACCAGGAACTCAGAATACAAACATTTCCATCTCATTTAAATTTCACTCTATTCAGGCCTAAAGGTTTGAAAAGTTAATATAAAAAGTACTAATAGTGGTATAAAAAGCTTTCTAATGTATGTTATGAACCACAGCTGGAAGATAAAagtgctatatactgtatgtgcatattGATATTATAACAAACAAAAGGCACATGCTGCTGAATGAAGTGAAGTGTCTCTTACTCTTAGGAAAGGAATGATATTATCTTTAGCAATGGCTTGCAGGAGGCGGGGAGCTCCTGTCAGGGACTGAAGTCCTGCACCCACTGTAGAGAAGAAAGAGCCGATCACAATGACCCAGGGCGAGGGCCAAGAAAGAGTGCCAACTACCAAGTTTTTATTGACTGCATCTCCAAATCTAAAAAGCAAACACAAGAACACATTCGACTCAATATTGGCTTTCTAGCCCTCCAAACATTTTTTGCAGCAAACAGTACAATAAGagcttaaagagacagttcattGTTTTCTCAATgggtgttccaaacccatattaattTCTTGCTTCGGtaaaacacaaaaaggagatatttagctgATTCTCTTTTATTGCATGGGaaaagatgccatgaaagtgaatggggactgaggttaacattctgcctaacatctcattttgtgttcaatggaggaaagaaagtcatatgggtttgaaacaacatgaggatgaaaaattatgacatgattttcaattttgggtgaaatgtccccaTTTAACATTGCACATGTAATATTATCAGGTAAAATGGTTTGAAAGAtggttgtgtttgtatgtgtactgGACTCTTTAGAGGATTTACTTAtctctcagcaccacaccctcaaTACAGGCCCCAAACAGtaccacagagctgaaatctttCAAATTAATCAAGGAATGCTTGTGGAAATAGTTCCCTCATTGATTGTGCTTTTGAATGAAAAATTGAATGCAACAGAAACATGATGTACTGTAATTAGTCATATAAACAACATAATATTCTGTTGATGAGAGTACTGTAACAGATAAACTATTGCTTTTTACATCACAACAGTAGCAATAGCAATAAAGGATACAGACAAGAGAGGTAGTTGTAATAGCAAGAATTGTCCCTATTGGTATAGACTTCTGTGCATCTCTCAGATCTCCAGATCTGTTTGATCCTGCCATAATGCCTGTTCCAGAGACACAAGAGAGATAGAAGTGAAATCTTATATTTGAAAGCAATTTTTACTCAGGTCATAGTACAGGCTTAGACTCATACATTTGCTTCTTAACTAAAGCCAGTGTGGACTGATACATTTTACTGTACCTGTAGCAGAGGGAAAAAAGATTCCCACCAAAAGGGTGAAG is part of the Myxocyprinus asiaticus isolate MX2 ecotype Aquarium Trade chromosome 2, UBuf_Myxa_2, whole genome shotgun sequence genome and encodes:
- the slc12a4 gene encoding solute carrier family 12 member 4, producing MPHFTVVPVQDNSESNYDSLEGINWVDYRDTGQEGYPGYGDTVSSDGHGNHKEDSPFLSSSDSASKRNDYYDRNLALFEEELDIRPKVSSFLSRLVNYTNVTQGAKEHEEAESADASKRKLPKSPNMGTLMGVYLPCLQNIFGVILFLRLTWIVGTAGVVQSFLIVLMCCTCTMLTAISMSAIATNGVVPAGGAYFMISRSLGPEFGGAVGLCFYLGTTFAAAMYILGAIEIFLKYLIPQAAIFHPTDIHAGNGALLNNMRVYGTMCLSLMAVVVFVGVKYVNKFASLFLACVIISIVSIYAGAVKSISHPPEFPICMLGNRTLARDLFDVCGKTVVIGNETVPSKLWKNFCSSENSSTAHCDEYFVQNNVTEIQGIPGMASGIIKENMWGDYMEKGQILEKASLPSVDVHGSMESFGFYVTADIATSFTLLVGIFFPSATGIMAGSNRSGDLRDAQKSIPIGTILAITTTSLVYFSSVVLFGACIEGVVLRDKFGDAVNKNLVVGTLSWPSPWVIVIGSFFSTVGAGLQSLTGAPRLLQAIAKDNIIPFLRVFGHGKANGEPTWALLLTGLIAELGILIASLDMVAPILSMFFLMCYLFVNLACAVQTLLRTPNWRPRFKYYHWALSFLGMSMCLALMFISSWYYAIVAMCIAGMIYKYIEYQGAEKEWGDGIRGLSLSAARYSLLRLEAGPPHTKNWRPQLLVLLKLDEDLHVKYPRMLTFASQLKAGKGLTIVGSVIQGNFLESYGETQASEQAIKNMMEIERVKGFCQVVVATKVREGIAHLIQSCGLGGMKHNTVVMGWPYGWRQSEDPRAWKTFINTVRCTTAAHLALMVPKNVSFYPSNHERFTDGYIDVWWIVHDGGMLMLLPFLLKQHKVWRKCKMRIFTVAQMDDNSIQMKKDLATFLYQLRLEAEVEVVEMHDSDISAYTYERTLMMEQRSQMLKQMRLSSAERDREAQLVKDRHSLVRMGSLYSDEDEETIEVLPEKTQMTWTSEKIEAERRNRNNAPENFRELISIKPDQSNVRRMHTAVKLNEVIVNRSHDARLVLLNMPGPPRNQEGDENYMEFLEVLTEGLERVLLVRGGGREVITIYS